From Spirosoma aerolatum, one genomic window encodes:
- the coaE gene encoding dephospho-CoA kinase (Dephospho-CoA kinase (CoaE) performs the final step in coenzyme A biosynthesis.), producing the protein MKSPLQIGVTGGIGSGKTIVCQVFRALGIPVYEADERAKWLTEHDPILKADIKRVLGPQAYDVSGHYNRAWVASQVFGNPEQLTALNAVIHPRVFADTASWITQQTGKPYVIKEAALMKGAGDNNSLDKVVVVQAPVSLRIERIRKRDPHRSESEIQNIIARQISDEDRMKIADYILENDESQLLLPQIIRLHEEFLRLAAN; encoded by the coding sequence ATGAAATCTCCTCTTCAGATCGGTGTCACAGGTGGAATAGGCTCTGGCAAAACCATTGTTTGCCAGGTATTTCGGGCATTAGGTATTCCCGTATATGAAGCCGATGAGCGCGCCAAATGGCTAACCGAACATGACCCAATCCTGAAAGCGGATATTAAGCGCGTGCTTGGTCCGCAAGCCTATGATGTGTCGGGGCATTATAATCGGGCCTGGGTAGCCTCCCAGGTGTTTGGAAACCCCGAACAATTAACGGCCCTCAACGCTGTGATTCACCCCCGTGTTTTTGCCGATACAGCTTCCTGGATAACCCAGCAGACTGGTAAACCGTATGTCATTAAAGAAGCGGCTTTGATGAAAGGGGCTGGCGATAATAATTCGCTCGACAAAGTGGTGGTGGTTCAGGCTCCGGTTTCGCTACGCATCGAACGGATTCGGAAACGTGATCCGCATCGGTCTGAAAGCGAAATTCAGAACATTATTGCCCGGCAGATTAGCGATGAAGACCGGATGAAAATTGCTGACTACATTCTCGAAAACGACGAAAGCCAGTTGCTGCTTCCACAGATTATCCGACTTCACGAGGAATTTCTGCGTCTTGCTGCCAACTAA
- a CDS encoding DUF1573 domain-containing protein produces the protein MHLRSWLLVAITVGVGFGQISCDNRKQGEASKEVASEKMPKITFAEKGIYDFGTLIEGDTVDHVFTFTNTGEFPLIINNITASCGCTTPEWPRQPVAPGEKSSVRVRFNSRGKMGQQNKTITIFANTEPAMTDLQFKAMVNPKPDSAKKS, from the coding sequence ATGCACCTTAGAAGTTGGCTATTGGTAGCCATTACGGTTGGCGTCGGGTTTGGGCAGATTAGCTGCGACAATCGAAAACAAGGGGAAGCATCAAAAGAAGTGGCTTCCGAAAAAATGCCGAAAATTACATTTGCCGAGAAAGGTATTTATGACTTCGGTACGCTTATCGAAGGCGACACCGTCGATCACGTATTTACATTCACTAATACCGGCGAATTCCCGCTGATTATCAACAACATCACGGCGTCCTGTGGCTGTACTACGCCCGAATGGCCCCGCCAACCTGTGGCACCAGGCGAAAAGTCATCGGTACGCGTTCGATTCAATAGTCGGGGGAAAATGGGGCAGCAAAACAAAACCATTACCATCTTTGCCAACACGGAGCCTGCAATGACCGATCTTCAATTTAAAGCAATGGTCAATCCAAAACCTGACTCCGCTAAAAAATCGTAA
- a CDS encoding alpha-galactosidase, with translation MRFLFCTFYCCLLVTAGFSQVQKLPVYQAKAFTADWLISPVTQKAGVYQANNGKDLVLSNGLLTRRFRITPNLATVDYKNLTTGEQFVRSVRPEAILVLNGKTHRVGGLYGQKEHAYLLEEWVDQFTANPTDFQFKSFSVAPIKAYLNWQPRTWTMNRQQPTGQELQLVFTANSPELNGLDVTVHYALYDGIPSLCKWVTLNNKSGTPIHINQIISEVLATPEEESAVVGKPEQMKKPQRIYIENNFAFNNAMRYDLSDQATHWHTDSLYTSQVNYNYETPCLLEVYPTVGVGIDLAPAQTYTSIRTYELLLDSYDRERNGLARRRFYQAVAPWTTQNPIFMHLVNTEPAVVKNAIDQCTQTGYELVILSFGSGLNMEDTSQTNIQKFKALADYAHSKGILLGGYSLFSSRRIDDENDVIDPKTGLPDKGAFFGHAPCLASQWGIRYLNSLKKFITETGFDLLEHDGPYPGDVCASTKHPGHKGLDDSQWVQMEMQKGFYRFLNERGVYINAPDWYFMDGTNKIALGYREVNFSLSREQQKLLNRQNIFDGTWEKTATMSWGFVPLTKYQGGGPEAVLEPLSEHLTDYEQLMMQYYGAGVQACYRGPRLYDTETTQQTVKRVIDWYKKYRLILNADLIHLRRPDGRDWDGILHVNPTGKEKGLVMLYNPLKTRMTRTIKLPLYYTGLRQTAQIRQGEGKAQPYTLNRQYEVELPVTIEPESYGWWVIE, from the coding sequence ATGAGATTTCTTTTCTGCACATTCTATTGCTGTCTACTAGTCACGGCTGGATTCTCCCAGGTCCAGAAACTACCTGTCTATCAAGCCAAAGCCTTTACAGCCGACTGGCTTATCTCGCCCGTTACGCAGAAAGCAGGCGTCTATCAGGCCAATAATGGAAAAGATCTGGTTCTATCGAACGGCTTACTTACACGTCGATTCCGAATCACCCCTAATCTGGCTACGGTCGATTACAAAAACCTGACGACAGGTGAGCAGTTTGTCCGCTCAGTCCGGCCCGAAGCCATATTAGTTCTGAACGGCAAAACGCACCGGGTTGGCGGGCTTTACGGCCAGAAAGAACATGCGTACCTTCTCGAAGAATGGGTCGATCAATTTACGGCCAATCCAACTGATTTCCAGTTCAAATCCTTTAGTGTAGCCCCCATAAAGGCCTACCTAAACTGGCAGCCACGTACCTGGACAATGAATCGACAGCAGCCAACTGGTCAGGAATTGCAACTGGTTTTTACCGCTAATTCGCCTGAGTTGAACGGTCTTGACGTAACAGTCCATTATGCACTCTACGACGGCATTCCCAGTCTCTGCAAATGGGTAACGCTCAATAATAAATCAGGGACTCCCATCCACATTAATCAGATCATCAGCGAAGTACTGGCAACTCCCGAGGAAGAGTCGGCTGTGGTGGGAAAGCCGGAGCAGATGAAAAAACCGCAGCGGATTTACATAGAAAACAACTTTGCGTTCAACAACGCCATGCGATACGATCTATCCGATCAGGCCACGCATTGGCATACCGATTCGCTCTATACATCGCAGGTCAATTACAACTACGAAACCCCCTGTCTGCTGGAAGTATACCCAACTGTCGGGGTGGGTATTGATCTGGCGCCTGCGCAAACCTATACATCCATCCGTACCTACGAATTACTGCTCGACTCCTACGACCGCGAACGTAACGGGCTGGCTCGTCGGCGGTTTTATCAGGCTGTTGCGCCCTGGACAACCCAGAATCCAATATTCATGCACCTGGTCAATACCGAACCGGCCGTGGTCAAAAACGCAATCGATCAATGTACGCAAACGGGATATGAACTGGTCATCCTGAGTTTTGGCAGTGGCCTCAATATGGAAGATACGAGCCAGACCAACATTCAGAAATTTAAAGCCCTGGCCGATTATGCACATAGCAAAGGCATTTTACTAGGCGGCTATTCGCTCTTCAGCAGCCGCCGAATCGACGATGAAAACGACGTGATTGACCCTAAAACCGGACTACCCGATAAAGGGGCATTTTTCGGTCATGCACCCTGTCTGGCCAGTCAATGGGGCATTCGTTACCTGAACAGCCTGAAAAAATTCATTACCGAAACCGGATTCGATCTGCTCGAACACGATGGCCCCTATCCGGGCGATGTTTGTGCATCGACTAAACATCCCGGCCACAAAGGTCTGGACGATTCGCAATGGGTACAGATGGAGATGCAAAAGGGCTTTTACCGATTTCTGAACGAGCGAGGTGTTTACATCAACGCACCCGACTGGTATTTTATGGATGGTACCAACAAAATAGCCCTGGGCTATCGGGAAGTCAATTTTTCTCTCTCGCGTGAACAGCAAAAACTCCTAAACCGACAGAATATTTTCGACGGAACCTGGGAAAAAACAGCCACCATGAGCTGGGGATTCGTGCCCCTTACCAAATACCAGGGTGGCGGACCTGAAGCCGTTCTGGAACCCCTTAGCGAACATCTGACCGACTACGAACAACTGATGATGCAGTATTATGGCGCGGGAGTTCAGGCTTGCTACCGGGGACCTCGGCTGTACGATACTGAAACAACCCAACAAACCGTCAAACGTGTAATCGACTGGTATAAAAAGTACCGCCTGATTCTGAACGCCGATCTGATTCACCTGCGCCGACCCGACGGTCGAGACTGGGACGGCATCCTGCATGTGAATCCAACGGGTAAAGAGAAAGGGCTGGTCATGTTATACAACCCGCTAAAAACCAGAATGACGCGAACCATAAAACTACCCTTGTATTATACGGGTCTTCGTCAGACGGCCCAGATTAGACAAGGTGAGGGAAAGGCGCAACCTTACACCTTAAATCGACAGTATGAAGTCGAACTGCCCGTTACGATTGAACCTGAAAGCTATGGTTGGTGGGTCATTGAATAA
- a CDS encoding YbbR-like domain-containing protein: MNTHAPDTKSFQPTKLLLCLLAATLFWFLSALNKPGYTLNVDYPIRFIYNDSLYIPTTPLPKTVRVNVSSDGWGLLRHTWLPFRVEPVTYTIKAPLQATAINTSLLTAALAEHIKKLHINYVVSDKLDVHFDRRMRKTIPLKADSLHINMLPPFVVTSVINLTPRSIEVDGPARLVRGLPDTLWVKIPRKRISDNYDDEISLNQLRHPLLHTSADRVAVSFEVGELLSPQLKLNGEKVKER; the protein is encoded by the coding sequence GTGAACACACACGCACCCGATACCAAATCGTTTCAGCCAACGAAGTTGCTACTCTGCCTGTTAGCCGCAACGTTGTTCTGGTTTTTGAGTGCGCTTAATAAACCGGGCTACACGCTCAATGTTGACTATCCGATACGGTTTATCTATAATGATTCGCTCTATATCCCAACAACCCCTTTGCCTAAAACGGTACGAGTCAATGTGTCGAGCGATGGCTGGGGCTTATTGCGGCATACGTGGTTACCATTCCGGGTTGAACCTGTAACCTACACAATAAAGGCACCACTTCAGGCAACGGCTATCAATACGTCTTTGCTAACAGCCGCATTGGCCGAACACATTAAAAAGCTTCATATCAATTACGTTGTATCGGATAAGCTCGATGTTCATTTTGATCGGCGAATGCGGAAAACCATTCCGTTAAAAGCCGATAGTTTGCACATCAATATGCTTCCCCCTTTTGTGGTGACCAGTGTGATCAACTTAACTCCCCGAAGTATTGAGGTCGATGGACCTGCCAGGCTGGTACGTGGTTTGCCCGATACATTGTGGGTAAAGATTCCCCGGAAACGCATTTCCGATAATTACGACGATGAGATTTCGCTGAATCAACTTCGCCATCCGCTTCTTCACACGAGTGCCGACCGCGTGGCGGTTAGTTTCGAAGTTGGCGAACTGCTCTCTCCACAACTTAAACTCAATGGAGAAAAAGTGAAAGAGCGATAG
- a CDS encoding VOC family protein, whose product MSFKHLNLAVPDVVQTKIFFETYFGFQCQELKGDNIIAILEDQDGFILSISNFSKNEIPQYPTDFHVGFVQETPEQVMAIYQAMKADGITVGKEPRNYGGRGTMSFYVEAPGKLLVEVLCITAD is encoded by the coding sequence ATGTCGTTTAAACATCTGAATCTGGCTGTGCCCGATGTGGTACAAACCAAAATCTTTTTTGAAACCTATTTTGGCTTTCAATGCCAGGAACTAAAAGGCGATAATATCATCGCTATTCTGGAAGATCAGGACGGGTTTATTCTGTCAATTAGTAACTTCTCAAAAAACGAAATTCCGCAGTACCCTACTGATTTTCACGTAGGCTTTGTACAGGAGACACCCGAACAGGTTATGGCAATTTATCAAGCCATGAAAGCAGACGGTATTACGGTAGGAAAAGAACCTCGCAACTACGGTGGCCGTGGTACGATGTCTTTTTATGTCGAAGCGCCCGGTAAGCTACTGGTCGAAGTGTTGTGCATAACGGCCGACTGA
- a CDS encoding MarR family winged helix-turn-helix transcriptional regulator: MKKKKLEKELVDYMQHNDRNWGRLIAVTKRLSDLWMQRTMNEKADAPFKASFMRFLTNISLEGVTNQELARRAMQPKQAMSRTVKEMEALGLITTERSKRDGRSSKITLTKEGQKLLLTAKKEQKKLTDTYKALVGENNFAIAVDVLYQITAYHESLNESDEDSERFSIIQ, from the coding sequence ATGAAGAAAAAGAAACTAGAGAAGGAATTGGTCGATTATATGCAACATAACGATCGCAACTGGGGGCGGCTGATTGCAGTAACCAAGCGTCTGTCGGATTTATGGATGCAACGGACGATGAATGAAAAAGCCGATGCTCCCTTCAAAGCCTCCTTTATGCGGTTTTTGACCAATATTAGCCTGGAGGGCGTTACAAATCAGGAACTGGCAAGACGCGCTATGCAGCCTAAACAGGCGATGAGCCGAACGGTAAAAGAGATGGAAGCGCTGGGGCTAATTACCACCGAGCGCAGTAAACGCGATGGTCGTAGCTCCAAAATTACACTAACCAAAGAAGGCCAGAAGCTATTGCTAACGGCTAAAAAAGAACAGAAGAAATTGACGGATACCTACAAAGCGCTGGTTGGGGAAAACAACTTCGCTATAGCCGTAGACGTACTCTATCAAATCACGGCTTATCACGAATCACTAAACGAATCTGACGAGGATAGCGAGCGGTTTTCCATTATTCAATGA
- the nusB gene encoding transcription antitermination factor NusB — MQALYALRQAEFSNQQLALDGINELFQPDLNSMQPQNKRQLEGYRKLACALFEEAIKTSQPAQDDDAPRQVLKAANDGFVFYQSRTKKDRQHMAQLMITQVNGIYDDYLRVMLLLPELARAARIDRERPYRDPDETPFPFESDLADNTVIQALANHQPLKNEVLRHNISWADDQPFVRKALREALKTDETYRAYCSQQTHTADEDQALAQYVLRTLIFKHDTIRDHLAEIDLSWTENSEVVRGLAIRTLKSVQSATGLQLEPLTDDWEEDEFFLNTLFQKSLENDAEYEQLLAEQLQNWDMERVAMIDKIILKLAVCELLSFPNIPVKVTINEYIELAKAYSTPKSGKFVNGILDNLSEKLQASGHLRKSGRGLLDNK; from the coding sequence ATGCAGGCGTTATACGCACTTCGGCAGGCCGAATTTTCCAATCAACAACTAGCCCTCGACGGCATCAACGAACTCTTCCAACCCGACCTAAACTCGATGCAGCCGCAAAACAAGCGGCAACTCGAAGGCTACCGAAAACTGGCCTGTGCGCTCTTTGAAGAAGCCATTAAAACCAGTCAACCTGCCCAGGACGATGATGCTCCCCGACAAGTTTTGAAAGCCGCTAACGACGGTTTTGTCTTTTACCAAAGTCGGACCAAGAAAGATCGTCAGCATATGGCTCAACTGATGATCACACAGGTCAATGGTATTTATGACGATTACCTGCGCGTCATGCTGCTATTGCCCGAACTGGCCCGTGCTGCCCGTATTGACCGCGAACGCCCCTACCGTGACCCCGACGAGACCCCATTCCCGTTCGAGTCGGATCTGGCCGACAACACGGTTATACAGGCGTTGGCGAACCATCAGCCTCTGAAAAATGAAGTTCTTCGACACAACATTTCCTGGGCCGATGATCAGCCGTTTGTTCGGAAAGCCCTGCGTGAAGCGCTGAAAACCGATGAAACCTACCGAGCCTATTGTAGCCAGCAAACGCACACAGCCGACGAAGATCAGGCTTTGGCACAATACGTGTTGCGGACGCTGATATTCAAGCACGATACAATCCGGGACCACCTGGCCGAAATCGACCTAAGCTGGACCGAAAATAGTGAAGTAGTCCGGGGATTAGCCATCCGTACCTTAAAATCGGTGCAGAGTGCAACAGGTTTACAGCTCGAACCACTGACCGACGATTGGGAAGAGGACGAATTTTTCCTGAATACGCTGTTTCAGAAATCGCTGGAAAACGACGCTGAGTATGAGCAACTGCTGGCCGAACAGCTTCAGAACTGGGATATGGAACGGGTAGCGATGATCGATAAAATCATTCTAAAACTGGCGGTTTGTGAATTACTGAGTTTTCCAAACATTCCAGTCAAAGTAACGATTAATGAATATATTGAGCTGGCAAAGGCCTATAGTACGCCTAAAAGCGGTAAGTTTGTCAATGGGATTTTAGACAATTTATCCGAAAAATTGCAGGCATCCGGTCATTTGCGCAAAAGTGGACGAGGCTTATTGGACAATAAATAG
- a CDS encoding ABC transporter ATP-binding protein: MKALSYLNKYLLKYKWYLILGTVFTAVSNLFGIFPAQLVRYALDLVRETLDVYYLYDGSPLQSGLYQIFGTSILLFGVLTLVMALMKGFFLFLVRQTLIVMSRHVEYDLKNEIYDHYQTLPLSFYRQHNTGDLMARISEDVSKVRMYIGPSIMYGLNLIVLFILVISYMVSINARLSLYVLLPLPVLSVAIYLVNNIIIQRSEEIQKSLSRLSTYVQEAFSGIRVLKSFVQEANSAAKFEIESDEYRAKSLGLTRVDSLFFPMVAILVGLSNVLVIYVGGQEIIAGQLTPGNITEFILYVNMLTWPVMALGWTTSQTQRAAASQQRINEFLTIKTDIVSQKDIQHTIQGEIEFKNVRFVYPDSGITAIKDFSMHVRAGETVAILGTTGSGKSTLANLLTRMYDVTFGEIRIDGIPVKDYNLTSLRGQMGYVPQDVFLFSETISNNVRFGKPDLPQERVEQALRDADLYQNVIDFPEQFDTRVGERGVTLSGGQKQRLSIARAIARDPKILILDDCLSAVDTNTENIILNNLQRIMADRTSVVISHRVSSAKLADHIIMLDDGEIIEQGTHEELLAMNGAYRELYEKQLQTEEV; encoded by the coding sequence GTGAAAGCTCTTTCCTATCTTAATAAATACCTCCTTAAATACAAGTGGTACCTGATTCTGGGGACGGTTTTTACGGCTGTCTCCAATCTGTTTGGCATTTTTCCGGCGCAGCTGGTTCGGTATGCCCTTGATCTAGTCCGCGAAACGCTGGATGTCTACTATCTCTATGATGGTTCCCCATTGCAGTCGGGACTATACCAGATTTTTGGAACGAGTATTTTGCTGTTTGGCGTGCTGACGTTGGTGATGGCCCTCATGAAAGGATTCTTCCTGTTTCTGGTTCGGCAAACGCTTATTGTGATGTCGCGGCACGTGGAGTATGATCTGAAAAATGAGATTTACGACCACTACCAGACCTTGCCGCTTAGTTTTTATCGCCAGCATAACACGGGCGATTTGATGGCTCGTATTTCAGAAGATGTGAGTAAAGTGCGGATGTACATTGGGCCAAGTATCATGTACGGGTTGAACCTGATCGTACTGTTTATACTCGTGATCAGCTACATGGTGAGTATTAACGCCCGGTTGTCGCTCTATGTGCTGCTGCCTCTGCCGGTTTTGTCGGTGGCGATCTACCTGGTCAATAACATAATTATTCAACGGTCCGAGGAAATCCAGAAGAGTCTTTCGCGGTTGTCTACCTATGTACAGGAAGCGTTTTCGGGTATTCGGGTGTTGAAATCGTTTGTGCAGGAAGCCAATTCGGCCGCCAAATTTGAAATTGAAAGCGATGAGTACCGGGCAAAATCGCTGGGACTGACGCGCGTCGATTCGTTGTTTTTTCCGATGGTTGCCATCCTCGTCGGGTTGAGCAACGTGCTAGTCATTTATGTGGGTGGCCAGGAAATTATTGCCGGGCAACTGACACCGGGAAACATCACCGAGTTTATCCTCTACGTAAATATGCTGACCTGGCCGGTAATGGCGTTGGGCTGGACAACCAGCCAGACCCAACGGGCAGCAGCTTCCCAACAGCGCATTAACGAATTCCTGACGATCAAAACCGACATCGTATCGCAGAAGGATATTCAGCACACAATACAGGGTGAAATAGAATTCAAAAATGTCCGGTTCGTTTATCCTGATTCGGGGATAACGGCCATTAAAGATTTCTCCATGCACGTTCGGGCGGGCGAAACGGTGGCTATTCTGGGCACAACCGGATCGGGTAAGAGTACGTTGGCTAACCTGCTGACCCGCATGTACGATGTGACGTTCGGCGAGATCAGGATTGATGGTATTCCAGTCAAAGATTATAACCTGACGTCGTTACGCGGACAGATGGGCTATGTGCCGCAGGACGTGTTCCTGTTTTCCGAAACCATCAGCAACAACGTACGCTTCGGTAAGCCCGATTTGCCACAGGAGCGGGTTGAACAGGCCCTGCGCGACGCCGATCTCTACCAGAATGTAATCGATTTTCCTGAACAGTTCGATACGCGCGTGGGCGAACGGGGCGTTACGCTTTCGGGTGGACAAAAGCAGCGGCTGAGTATTGCTCGTGCTATTGCCCGCGACCCCAAAATTCTGATTCTGGACGATTGCCTGTCGGCCGTAGATACGAACACTGAAAACATCATCCTGAATAATCTCCAGCGCATCATGGCCGACCGTACATCGGTTGTGATTTCGCACCGGGTTTCATCGGCCAAACTAGCCGACCACATCATTATGCTCGACGATGGCGAAATCATTGAACAAGGCACGCATGAGGAGTTGCTGGCAATGAATGGGGCTTATCGTGAACTCTACGAAAAACAGTTACAGACAGAAGAGGTTTAA
- a CDS encoding YtxH domain-containing protein, producing the protein MNRLGRDLTFLVTGIAVGSLFGLLYAPDKGKITRDRLSFRLSKYREQINALLQDLGGSTDQPENSSKNEGQRVVNDAREKAERLLEDVDRLMAQIKQQNA; encoded by the coding sequence ATGAATAGACTTGGTCGTGACTTAACGTTTTTAGTGACAGGCATAGCTGTTGGTTCACTATTTGGCTTATTGTATGCGCCTGACAAGGGCAAAATCACCCGTGATCGGCTCTCGTTCCGCTTATCGAAATACAGAGAGCAGATCAATGCATTACTCCAGGACTTAGGTGGCTCAACCGATCAGCCCGAAAACTCATCGAAGAATGAGGGCCAGCGCGTCGTAAACGATGCCCGCGAAAAAGCGGAACGGCTACTCGAAGATGTAGACCGGCTAATGGCTCAAATTAAGCAACAGAACGCGTGA
- a CDS encoding DinB family protein translates to MPQLDQLLAEVAAARTQYITDVGKLTEEQAQWKPSPDVWNAVENTEHLYWAEHGGIWGMWRAYHAQKAGKPIWEGELTNKGLTADEIVARTWREKEQVPAIAAPRMGGSLAFWLSALASLQQPLADLATALADEDLETIIHPHVLSGPLDIRQRFQFLRFHIDRHRNQVMALGLL, encoded by the coding sequence ATGCCTCAACTTGACCAGCTTTTAGCCGAAGTAGCCGCAGCCCGCACCCAATACATAACCGATGTCGGTAAACTAACCGAAGAACAGGCCCAATGGAAGCCCTCACCCGATGTATGGAATGCCGTGGAAAACACTGAACATTTGTACTGGGCCGAACATGGGGGTATCTGGGGCATGTGGCGAGCCTATCACGCCCAAAAAGCGGGAAAACCCATCTGGGAAGGTGAATTGACCAACAAGGGCCTAACAGCCGACGAAATTGTCGCCCGAACCTGGCGCGAAAAAGAGCAGGTGCCAGCCATTGCGGCTCCTCGTATGGGTGGTTCGTTAGCCTTCTGGCTATCGGCGCTGGCCAGTCTACAACAACCACTTGCCGATCTGGCAACCGCACTGGCTGATGAAGATCTGGAAACTATTATTCATCCGCATGTGCTGTCTGGCCCATTAGACATTCGGCAGCGGTTCCAGTTCCTGCGCTTCCACATCGACCGCCACCGAAATCAGGTTATGGCACTGGGGCTACTCTAA
- the yajC gene encoding preprotein translocase subunit YajC, with protein sequence MLSILLEAPAGSNTSMIYNVLLWVGIIGIFYFFMIRPQQKKQKDQKSFIDNLKKGDNVVTIGGLHGKVVSVEAATVTLEVDKGTKLTFERTSISREASVKPDDEKK encoded by the coding sequence ATGCTTTCAATTTTATTAGAGGCTCCGGCCGGCTCCAACACATCCATGATTTATAATGTGTTGCTCTGGGTGGGTATTATTGGTATTTTCTACTTCTTTATGATTCGTCCGCAACAAAAGAAGCAGAAAGACCAGAAGTCATTTATCGACAACCTTAAAAAAGGCGATAATGTGGTCACCATCGGAGGTCTACACGGCAAAGTTGTTTCGGTAGAAGCCGCCACCGTTACACTCGAAGTCGATAAAGGTACCAAACTGACTTTCGAACGCACCTCCATCTCGCGGGAAGCCAGTGTTAAGCCAGATGACGAGAAGAAGTAA